A part of Deinococcus aerius genomic DNA contains:
- a CDS encoding PIN domain-containing protein, translating into MLALDTNILIAVQKREPLADRHYRTAVTAGEVLAVPSVVRFEARRSLLRPEYSRRLGVLDNLLAFLPSLDFDAEAADMAARMHDQLRAAGTPTDDADLLIAATALRHGAALVTRNTRHFQKIPGLQLVDWQQEER; encoded by the coding sequence ATGCTGGCCTTGGACACCAACATCCTGATTGCTGTGCAAAAGCGTGAGCCTCTGGCAGATCGTCATTACCGCACAGCGGTGACGGCGGGCGAGGTGTTGGCTGTTCCTTCCGTGGTGCGATTCGAGGCGCGGCGCAGTCTGCTGAGGCCTGAGTATTCCCGGCGGCTGGGCGTGCTGGACAACCTACTGGCATTTCTGCCTTCGCTGGATTTTGACGCGGAGGCGGCGGACATGGCTGCCCGCATGCACGATCAGTTGCGGGCAGCAGGAACGCCCACCGACGACGCCGATCTGCTGATCGCCGCCACCGCTCTACGACATGGCGCGGCGCTCGTCACCCGCAATACCCGACACTTTCAGAAAATTCCCGGTCTACAACTGGTGGACTGGCAGCAGGAGGAACGATGA
- the accB gene encoding acetyl-CoA carboxylase biotin carboxyl carrier protein translates to MNPDDLKKILDALSVADVREFSLKTGSFALDLKRGPQAVSGPAFAPSAPAAPMPAPAPMPSFQPSAAPAETAGAPAASMGESSSAPAPATPTADPAPAAPAKSASAGTPVKAPIVGTFYSASSPDAPPYVKVGDRVEPGQVLCIIEAMKLMNEIEAEVGGTVREILVKNAEPVEYGQTLFIIE, encoded by the coding sequence ATGAACCCAGACGACCTCAAGAAGATTCTCGACGCCCTGAGCGTCGCCGACGTGCGCGAGTTCAGCCTGAAGACGGGCAGCTTCGCCCTGGACCTCAAGCGGGGGCCACAGGCTGTAAGCGGCCCGGCCTTCGCGCCGAGTGCGCCCGCCGCGCCGATGCCCGCCCCGGCTCCCATGCCCAGCTTCCAGCCTTCTGCGGCCCCCGCGGAGACGGCGGGGGCCCCGGCGGCCAGCATGGGCGAGTCGTCCTCCGCCCCGGCACCCGCGACTCCGACCGCCGACCCCGCGCCCGCTGCCCCGGCGAAGAGCGCCAGCGCCGGAACGCCCGTCAAGGCGCCCATCGTGGGCACGTTCTACTCCGCGTCCTCGCCGGATGCCCCGCCTTACGTCAAGGTGGGCGACCGGGTCGAGCCCGGCCAGGTGCTGTGCATCATCGAGGCGATGAAGCTGATGAACGAGATCGAGGCCGAGGTGGGCGGCACCGTGCGCGAGATTCTGGTGAAGAACGCCGAGCCGGTGGAGTACGGGCAGACGCTGTTCATCATCGAGTGA
- a CDS encoding MotA/TolQ/ExbB proton channel family protein, whose translation MNLLALIQAAGPLLWVLLALSVYVVYIAAVRAQTLARLGRDPSALIERTRAVTAESGPAAALAEVDRAADPTPAATVLRAGLSRADRGVDAAQAAMNAAVLAEDARLYAGLSALGTAAQVAPLLGLLGTVIGMVRSFLVFSQTSSPTPAQLATGISEALVNTAAGLIVAIIAYVARNALRARADRIATQAERVREELPAWLSPRGLTPLTRQAVPEVALNFEAVPAGGASR comes from the coding sequence ATGAATCTTCTGGCACTGATCCAGGCCGCCGGGCCGCTGCTGTGGGTGTTGCTGGCCCTGTCCGTGTACGTCGTATACATCGCCGCCGTGCGGGCCCAAACCCTCGCCCGGCTGGGGCGCGACCCCTCTGCCCTCATCGAGCGGACGCGCGCCGTCACCGCTGAGAGTGGTCCTGCCGCCGCCCTGGCCGAGGTGGACCGGGCCGCCGACCCCACGCCCGCCGCCACCGTGCTGCGCGCGGGCCTCAGCCGGGCCGACCGGGGGGTGGACGCCGCGCAGGCCGCCATGAACGCGGCCGTTCTCGCGGAGGACGCGCGGCTGTACGCGGGGCTCTCGGCGCTCGGCACCGCCGCGCAGGTCGCCCCGCTGCTGGGGCTGCTGGGCACGGTGATCGGCATGGTGCGCTCGTTCCTGGTGTTCTCGCAAACGTCCTCGCCCACGCCCGCGCAGCTCGCCACCGGCATCAGCGAGGCGCTCGTCAATACGGCGGCGGGACTCATCGTGGCGATCATCGCCTACGTGGCGCGCAACGCGCTGCGGGCCCGCGCCGACCGCATCGCCACCCAGGCCGAGCGGGTGCGCGAGGAACTGCCCGCCTGGCTCTCGCCGCGCGGCCTGACCCCGCTGACCCGCCAGGCGGTCCCCGAGGTCGCCCTGAACTTTGAGGCCGTCCCGGCGGGCGGGGCCTCGCGGTGA
- the accC gene encoding acetyl-CoA carboxylase biotin carboxylase subunit, whose amino-acid sequence MFKKILIANRGEIALRVIRTAREMGVKTVVVYSTADEKSLPVLLADESVCVGPPASNASYLNIPNILSAALMTGAEAIHPGYGFMAENPDFAEMCREHGIVFIGPTPESMRALGSKAGGRDIATQSKVPVVPGTGVLEDVDAALLAAKQIGYPVLLKASAGGGGRGQKVVRTQEELRSAFGQAQEEARLYFGDPAIIMEKFLEEFRHVEVQVMGDGQGHVIHIGERDCSIQRRNQKLIEEAPSTLPESLRQEILDAGVRLARHVNYAGAGTLEFIVDRDGNYYFMEMNTRIQVEHCVSEMISGLDFVKLQLQIAAGEGLHLRQEDVRLRGHSIECRINAEDPDKDFRPAAGKIDDVHFAGGPGVRVDSHAYAGYVIPPHYDSLIGKLIVHHDSREEAIARMKRALEETVIHGPKTTIPLYVKIMENPFYKRGAVMTNFLKTRLEV is encoded by the coding sequence ATGTTCAAGAAAATCCTGATCGCCAACCGGGGCGAGATCGCCCTGCGCGTCATCCGCACCGCCCGCGAGATGGGCGTGAAGACGGTCGTGGTGTACTCGACCGCCGACGAGAAGAGCCTCCCCGTGCTCCTCGCCGACGAGTCGGTGTGCGTGGGCCCGCCCGCCTCCAACGCCTCGTACCTCAACATTCCCAACATCCTCTCGGCGGCGCTGATGACGGGCGCCGAGGCCATCCACCCCGGCTACGGCTTCATGGCCGAGAACCCCGACTTCGCGGAGATGTGCCGCGAGCACGGCATCGTCTTCATCGGGCCGACGCCGGAATCCATGCGGGCGCTGGGCTCCAAGGCGGGCGGGCGCGACATCGCCACCCAGAGCAAGGTGCCCGTCGTCCCCGGCACGGGCGTGCTGGAGGACGTGGACGCCGCGCTGCTCGCCGCCAAGCAGATCGGCTACCCGGTGCTCCTCAAGGCGTCGGCGGGCGGCGGCGGGCGCGGGCAGAAGGTCGTGCGGACGCAGGAGGAGCTGCGCTCGGCCTTCGGGCAGGCGCAGGAGGAGGCGCGGCTGTACTTCGGCGACCCGGCGATCATCATGGAGAAGTTCCTGGAGGAGTTCCGGCACGTCGAGGTGCAGGTCATGGGCGACGGCCAGGGCCACGTCATCCACATCGGCGAGCGCGACTGTTCCATCCAGCGGCGCAACCAGAAGCTGATCGAGGAAGCGCCCTCGACCCTCCCCGAGTCGCTGCGGCAGGAGATTCTGGACGCGGGCGTGCGCCTCGCCCGGCACGTTAACTACGCGGGCGCAGGCACGCTGGAGTTCATCGTGGACCGCGACGGCAACTACTACTTCATGGAGATGAACACCCGCATCCAGGTCGAGCACTGCGTCTCCGAGATGATCTCGGGCCTGGACTTCGTGAAGCTGCAACTCCAGATCGCGGCGGGCGAGGGACTCCACCTGCGGCAGGAGGACGTGCGCCTGCGCGGCCATTCCATTGAGTGCCGCATCAACGCCGAGGACCCCGACAAGGACTTCCGCCCGGCGGCGGGCAAGATCGACGACGTGCATTTCGCGGGCGGGCCCGGCGTGCGTGTCGACAGCCACGCCTACGCGGGCTATGTGATTCCCCCGCACTACGACTCACTGATCGGCAAACTGATCGTTCATCATGACTCGCGCGAGGAAGCCATCGCGCGCATGAAGCGGGCGCTCGAAGAAACCGTCATTCACGGCCCGAAAACCACGATCCCGCTCTACGTCAAGATCATGGAAAACCCCTTTTATAAGCGGGGCGCCGTGATGACCAACTTCCTCAAAACGCGGCTGGAAGTTTAA
- a CDS encoding ExbD/TolR family protein, with product MRRRLREGEGSGVTFDFAPMVDIVLLLLIFFFLTSSLGARQNALPLDLPRASTTVQETPALPIVSVDQKGKVFLNGKETTLTRLGGQLGPLLKTSGGVVGLRGDERGSYGTVVQVMDVIKRAGGERLALGTRSARSSER from the coding sequence GTGAGGCGGCGACTGCGCGAGGGCGAGGGCAGCGGCGTGACCTTCGACTTCGCCCCTATGGTGGACATCGTGTTGCTGCTGCTCATCTTCTTCTTCCTGACGAGCAGCCTGGGCGCCCGGCAGAATGCCCTGCCCCTCGACCTGCCCCGCGCGAGCACGACTGTGCAGGAGACGCCCGCCCTGCCCATCGTGAGTGTGGACCAGAAGGGGAAGGTCTTTCTGAACGGCAAGGAAACGACGCTGACCAGGCTCGGCGGGCAGCTTGGGCCCCTATTGAAAACGTCGGGCGGCGTGGTGGGCCTGCGCGGCGACGAGCGGGGAAGCTACGGCACGGTCGTGCAGGTGATGGACGTGATCAAGCGGGCGGGCGGGGAACGCCTGGCGCTGGGCACCCGCTCCGCGCGGAGCAGCGAACGGTGA
- a CDS encoding 50S ribosomal protein L25/general stress protein Ctc, with translation MELKATPRKSQEKLAPGMIPAVAYNKEHNVSFAIDRKAFDRAFRQQGLTGLFDITIEGGETFPALVKTVQMDKRRREAIHADFYMVTYGQPIEVSVPLHTTGKSQGEIQGGLVDIVVHSLDVIAPGPRRIPQEITVDVTRLGIGDHITAGQIKLPEGVKLAADADLVVVSVLPPRLTAEELAAEQQAAQVAGLVAAGALSEEAAAAVLEGDATIEEVKADAVEAQEQSNTDAEDLTNTPQGEKE, from the coding sequence ATGGAACTGAAGGCCACCCCCCGCAAGAGCCAGGAGAAGCTGGCGCCCGGCATGATCCCCGCCGTCGCCTACAACAAGGAGCACAACGTCTCCTTCGCCATTGACCGCAAGGCCTTTGACCGCGCCTTCCGCCAGCAGGGCCTGACGGGCCTTTTCGACATCACCATCGAGGGCGGCGAGACTTTCCCCGCGCTCGTGAAGACCGTGCAGATGGACAAGCGCCGCCGCGAGGCCATCCACGCCGACTTCTACATGGTGACCTACGGCCAGCCCATCGAGGTCAGCGTGCCCCTGCACACCACCGGCAAGAGCCAGGGTGAGATCCAGGGCGGCCTGGTGGATATCGTCGTCCACAGCCTCGACGTGATCGCCCCCGGCCCGCGCCGCATTCCGCAGGAGATCACGGTGGACGTGACCCGCCTGGGCATCGGTGACCACATCACCGCCGGGCAGATCAAGCTCCCCGAGGGCGTCAAGCTCGCCGCCGACGCCGACCTCGTGGTGGTCAGCGTCCTGCCGCCCCGCCTCACGGCCGAGGAGCTGGCCGCCGAGCAGCAGGCCGCCCAGGTCGCCGGTCTGGTCGCCGCGGGTGCCCTCTCCGAGGAGGCCGCCGCCGCCGTGCTGGAGGGCGACGCCACCATCGAGGAAGTCAAGGCCGACGCGGTCGAGGCCCAGGAGCAGAGCAACACCGACGCCGAAGACCTCACCAACACCCCCCAGGGCGAAAAAGAGTAA
- a CDS encoding ATP-dependent nuclease — protein MPISKEIRLLKSKWNTGQSYPKRLEWIEISNLRGWTGQRVDFSFPIVAIVGENGSGKSTILQAAASVYRSDAKKDKFASDFFPDTPFEQITSANIRFAYREGSNSQTKNIRKPSDRWRGNPERPKREVIYIDLSRIQPVNARVGYQKLLKSGVSEGTHTAFDTDRLARFSNIMGKRYSNAGISNTNIDLKRNIPVISSSGARYSGFHQGAGEITAAELIAADFPRYSLVLIDEVESSLHPRAQRRLIRDLAEVARLKELQIILTTHSPYVLEEIPSEGRVYIMDGASGKSIVTGVSPEFAMTRMDEEQHPECDIYVEDEIAKKLMSEMLFIGDKDVLSRCQIIPFGSAQVGIALGMMASQNRFPRPSLVFLDGDQTASPGCNLLPGGDVPERVVFESLAQKNWGNVYERIGRQPSETIDALNRSMTQDDHHDWLKSAANELVIGTDTLWQALASVWAGMPENVTDIANVTDKVRQALI, from the coding sequence ATGCCCATTTCAAAGGAAATTAGACTTCTTAAAAGCAAATGGAACACCGGACAAAGCTATCCTAAAAGACTTGAGTGGATTGAAATATCCAACCTAAGAGGTTGGACCGGCCAAAGGGTGGATTTCTCGTTCCCAATAGTAGCTATAGTTGGAGAGAACGGATCAGGGAAAAGCACTATACTTCAAGCAGCAGCGTCCGTTTATAGAAGCGATGCAAAAAAAGATAAATTCGCATCAGACTTTTTTCCAGACACCCCCTTTGAACAGATAACCAGCGCAAACATCAGATTTGCCTATAGAGAGGGCAGCAACTCGCAGACCAAGAATATTAGAAAGCCCTCGGATAGATGGAGAGGGAATCCTGAGAGGCCAAAGCGAGAAGTGATTTATATTGATCTAAGCAGAATACAGCCCGTAAACGCACGAGTCGGCTACCAAAAGTTGCTCAAAAGTGGCGTTTCGGAAGGAACTCACACAGCATTTGACACCGATAGATTGGCTCGCTTTTCGAATATCATGGGTAAGAGATATTCAAATGCGGGTATATCAAACACAAATATTGACCTCAAACGTAATATACCCGTAATAAGCAGTTCCGGAGCAAGGTATTCAGGATTTCACCAGGGCGCGGGAGAAATAACAGCAGCCGAGCTAATAGCAGCAGATTTCCCAAGATATTCTCTTGTTCTTATAGATGAGGTGGAAAGTTCTTTACATCCTAGAGCGCAGAGACGACTCATAAGAGATTTGGCTGAAGTTGCGAGACTTAAGGAATTACAAATTATATTAACAACTCATTCTCCCTATGTATTGGAAGAAATACCTTCAGAGGGTCGTGTCTATATTATGGACGGAGCAAGCGGTAAATCCATCGTAACAGGCGTTAGCCCTGAGTTTGCCATGACTCGAATGGACGAAGAACAACACCCTGAATGCGACATATATGTTGAAGATGAAATAGCGAAGAAGTTAATGTCAGAAATGCTATTTATTGGTGATAAAGATGTTCTTTCCAGGTGCCAGATTATACCTTTTGGATCAGCGCAGGTTGGAATTGCATTAGGCATGATGGCTTCTCAGAATAGATTTCCGAGACCTTCTTTAGTTTTTTTAGACGGAGACCAAACAGCGAGTCCAGGGTGTAACCTATTGCCAGGAGGGGACGTTCCAGAGCGAGTAGTTTTCGAGTCTCTTGCACAAAAAAATTGGGGAAACGTTTATGAGCGCATAGGAAGACAGCCATCTGAGACTATAGATGCTTTAAATAGGAGCATGACGCAAGATGACCATCATGACTGGCTGAAATCCGCTGCGAACGAGCTTGTCATCGGCACCGATACATTATGGCAGGCGCTAGCTTCCGTATGGGCGGGTATGCCAGAAAACGTAACTGACATTGCAAACGTCACTGATAAAGTTCGACAGGCACTTATCTAA
- the sufD gene encoding Fe-S cluster assembly protein SufD, whose amino-acid sequence MTQFTDQLNQTGGPEWLTAKRRESLELFNQLDVPSESVEAWKYTRVDVDFGELRPHPKRERVTDISALPESVQKRLTSTDVGAYLVLDGPDVVYATELPAELREKGVIFTDLKTAVEQHADKVQQYLYSVVPAEVPDDTTIAAPGTTPSKSPDPSEGKFSALAAALWTNGAFVYVPRGVEVELPLGSFRVMSEAGTYTATRTLVVAEENAQVTFIDEQDSEELPGTYAIGAVELVVKQGARLRYVSIQNWGKGVTHIQRQRGDVYRDATLNSLVVTMGGTLSRTEMQSYLRGQGSDSEMLGLYFASEDQHFDHYTLQHHAAPHAHSDLLYKGVNADQSVGVFSGMIKVDLGAQKTDAYQKHRTLMLSSEAQNFSVPQLEINANDVRCSHGSTTGPVNQEALFFLRSRGIHKELAEKMLVTAFLEDVLARVPLQSVVKYIEGIIAEKVGAA is encoded by the coding sequence ATGACCCAATTCACCGATCAACTGAACCAGACCGGCGGCCCCGAATGGCTGACCGCCAAGCGCCGCGAAAGCCTCGAACTGTTCAACCAGCTCGATGTTCCCTCCGAGAGCGTGGAGGCCTGGAAGTACACCCGCGTGGACGTGGACTTCGGCGAACTGCGCCCCCACCCCAAGCGCGAGCGCGTCACCGACATCTCCGCCCTACCCGAGAGCGTGCAGAAGCGCCTGACGAGCACCGACGTGGGCGCCTACCTCGTGCTGGACGGCCCGGACGTGGTGTACGCGACCGAACTGCCCGCCGAGTTGCGTGAAAAGGGCGTGATCTTCACCGACCTGAAGACGGCGGTGGAGCAGCACGCGGACAAGGTGCAGCAGTACCTCTACAGCGTGGTTCCGGCGGAAGTGCCCGACGACACCACCATCGCCGCACCCGGCACCACGCCCAGCAAGTCCCCCGACCCCAGCGAGGGCAAGTTCTCCGCGCTGGCGGCGGCCCTGTGGACGAACGGCGCGTTCGTGTATGTGCCGCGCGGCGTCGAGGTCGAGCTGCCCCTCGGCTCCTTCCGCGTCATGAGCGAGGCGGGCACCTACACGGCCACCCGCACCCTCGTCGTGGCGGAGGAGAACGCGCAGGTCACCTTCATCGACGAGCAGGACAGCGAGGAACTGCCGGGCACCTACGCCATCGGCGCGGTCGAGCTGGTGGTCAAGCAGGGCGCCCGGCTCCGCTACGTCTCCATCCAGAACTGGGGCAAGGGTGTGACGCACATCCAGCGCCAGCGGGGCGACGTTTACCGGGACGCGACGCTCAACAGCCTCGTCGTGACGATGGGCGGGACCCTCAGCCGCACCGAGATGCAGTCCTACCTGCGCGGGCAGGGCAGCGACTCCGAGATGCTGGGGCTGTACTTCGCCAGCGAGGATCAGCACTTCGACCACTACACGCTCCAGCACCACGCCGCGCCGCACGCGCACTCCGACCTGCTGTACAAGGGTGTGAATGCCGACCAGTCGGTGGGCGTGTTCAGCGGCATGATCAAGGTGGACCTGGGCGCCCAGAAGACCGATGCCTACCAGAAGCACCGCACGCTGATGCTCTCCAGCGAGGCGCAGAACTTCTCGGTGCCCCAGCTGGAGATCAACGCGAACGACGTGCGCTGCTCGCACGGCTCGACCACCGGCCCCGTCAACCAGGAGGCCCTGTTCTTCCTGCGCTCGCGCGGCATCCACAAGGAACTCGCCGAGAAGATGCTCGTCACCGCCTTCCTGGAGGACGTACTCGCGCGCGTGCCGCTTCAGAGCGTCGTGAAGTACATCGAGGGCATCATCGCGGAGAAGGTGGGGGCGGCGTAG
- a CDS encoding DUF4377 domain-containing protein encodes MRRLLLVGMAAGLGLTACSDTHVKEISLTVAPNKTPCPESFGGLPRACLLVKPGAASASDVWQPFEDTILGFGHQSGHRYRLLVNATSYSSPIGDPFPTSYALKQVLEKTPDSTIAVPGQP; translated from the coding sequence ATGCGGCGCCTGCTCCTGGTGGGAATGGCGGCGGGCCTCGGCCTGACGGCCTGCTCGGACACACATGTCAAGGAAATCTCCCTGACGGTGGCGCCCAACAAGACGCCCTGCCCGGAATCGTTCGGTGGGCTGCCGCGCGCGTGTCTCCTCGTGAAACCGGGGGCCGCCTCCGCGAGCGATGTCTGGCAGCCATTTGAGGACACCATCCTCGGCTTCGGCCATCAGTCCGGCCACCGCTATCGCCTCCTCGTCAATGCGACAAGTTACTCCAGCCCCATCGGAGATCCGTTCCCGACCTCCTACGCCCTCAAGCAAGTCCTAGAAAAGACGCCCGACTCCACCATCGCTGTTCCCGGTCAACCCTAG
- a CDS encoding cupin domain-containing protein, with protein MTPELLTLPLGGPVPNNTLPARLYRAALKSQAPAQIEQHLAERGWTNAWRNGIYPFHHYHSTAHEVLVIARGQARLTLGGEGGPQVQVGEGDVLLLPAGTGHRNDGSSADLLVIGAYAGGRDWDLCRPEETDVEEARERIGRVPGWEKEPVGRVE; from the coding sequence ATGACGCCCGAGTTGCTGACCCTCCCGTTGGGTGGCCCTGTTCCGAACAACACCTTGCCTGCCCGACTCTACCGCGCCGCCCTGAAAAGCCAAGCGCCCGCCCAGATCGAACAGCATCTCGCCGAGCGCGGCTGGACAAACGCCTGGCGCAATGGCATCTACCCCTTCCACCACTACCACTCCACCGCCCATGAAGTCCTCGTCATCGCCCGCGGTCAGGCCCGCCTCACCCTCGGCGGCGAGGGCGGCCCGCAGGTGCAGGTGGGAGAGGGGGACGTGCTGCTCCTACCCGCTGGGACGGGGCATAGGAATGACGGCAGCAGCGCCGACCTGCTGGTGATCGGCGCCTATGCCGGGGGGCGGGACTGGGACCTGTGCCGCCCGGAAGAGACGGACGTGGAGGAGGCACGGGAGCGGATTGGGCGGGTGCCGGGGTGGGAGAAGGAGCCGGTGGGCAGGGTGGAATAA
- the sufB gene encoding Fe-S cluster assembly protein SufB gives MTNPEVANINAQYEYGWSNPERYAVKAPKGLSREVVEMISKAKDEPQWMLDFRLKALDIFLSKPMPTWGADLSGLNLDEIYYYIKPEGYNARSWDDVPDDVKQTFERLGIPEAERKALAGVGAQYESEMVYHNLKEEWEKLGVVFLSIEDGLRQYPDLFREYFATVVPPEDNKFAAVNSAVWSGGSFVYVPKGVKVDIPLQTYFRINAESSGQFERTLIIVDEGAQAHYIEGCTAPTYASDSFHSGVIEIIVKEGARFRYSTIQNWSHNVYNLVTQRAAVYGHGVMEWVDGNLGSKVTMKYPACYLLEEGARGEVLSIAMAGRGQHQDAGAKIVHFAPYTSGTIVSKSISKDSGRSSYRGLVKIYEGARGSKTNVECDALLLDEEARTDTYPYIEIEEKDASVGHEATVSKINDEQILYLQSRGLSEDEAAGLIVRGFIEPIAKELPLEYAVELNRLIELEMEGSVG, from the coding sequence ATGACCAACCCTGAAGTTGCCAACATCAACGCCCAGTACGAGTACGGCTGGAGCAACCCCGAGCGGTACGCCGTCAAGGCGCCCAAGGGCCTGAGCCGCGAGGTCGTCGAAATGATCTCGAAGGCCAAGGACGAGCCCCAGTGGATGCTCGACTTCCGCCTCAAGGCGCTCGACATCTTCCTGTCCAAGCCCATGCCGACCTGGGGCGCGGACCTCTCGGGCCTAAACCTCGACGAGATCTACTACTACATCAAGCCGGAGGGCTACAACGCCCGCTCGTGGGACGACGTGCCCGACGACGTGAAGCAGACCTTCGAGCGCCTGGGCATCCCCGAGGCCGAGCGCAAGGCCCTGGCGGGCGTCGGCGCCCAGTACGAGTCCGAGATGGTGTACCACAACCTCAAGGAGGAGTGGGAGAAGCTCGGCGTCGTGTTCCTCTCCATCGAGGACGGCCTGCGGCAGTACCCCGACCTCTTCCGCGAGTACTTCGCCACCGTCGTGCCGCCCGAGGACAACAAGTTCGCGGCCGTCAACTCCGCCGTATGGTCGGGCGGCTCCTTCGTGTACGTGCCCAAGGGCGTGAAGGTGGACATTCCCCTTCAGACGTACTTCCGCATCAACGCGGAGAGCAGCGGCCAGTTCGAGCGCACGCTGATCATCGTGGACGAGGGCGCGCAGGCCCACTACATCGAGGGCTGCACCGCGCCGACCTACGCCAGCGACTCCTTCCACTCCGGCGTGATCGAGATCATCGTCAAGGAAGGCGCCCGCTTCCGCTACTCCACCATCCAGAACTGGAGCCACAACGTCTACAACCTCGTCACGCAGCGCGCCGCCGTGTACGGCCACGGCGTGATGGAGTGGGTGGACGGCAACCTGGGCTCCAAGGTCACCATGAAGTACCCCGCCTGCTACCTGCTGGAGGAGGGCGCCCGTGGTGAGGTGCTGAGCATCGCTATGGCGGGCCGCGGCCAGCACCAGGACGCCGGGGCGAAGATCGTCCACTTCGCGCCCTACACCAGCGGCACCATCGTGTCCAAGTCGATCTCCAAGGACAGCGGACGCAGCAGCTACCGTGGCCTCGTGAAGATTTACGAGGGGGCGCGCGGCAGCAAGACGAACGTGGAGTGTGACGCCCTGCTGCTGGACGAGGAAGCCCGCACCGACACCTACCCCTACATCGAGATCGAGGAGAAGGACGCCAGCGTGGGCCACGAGGCGACCGTCTCCAAGATCAACGACGAGCAGATTCTCTACCTCCAGAGCCGTGGCCTGAGCGAGGACGAGGCGGCGGGATTGATCGTGCGCGGCTTTATCGAGCCCATCGCCAAGGAACTCCCCCTAGAGTATGCGGTGGAGCTGAACCGCCTGATCGAGCTGGAGATGGAAGGCTCGGTCGGCTGA
- the efp gene encoding elongation factor P: MISVTELRNGTKVEMDGGLWECLEYSHLKMGRGGAKVVTKFRNMETGSIVDRTFNSGEKLQDIYVEGKKMQYLYKDGGDFVFMDLDTYDQVHLPPALLGDAPKFMKENTEVEVAMYGDKPLSITLPNQVVLKITQTDPGVRGDTVSGGTKPATLETGAVVQVPLFVEQGTDVKVDTRTGQYLSRA, from the coding sequence ATGATCAGCGTGACTGAACTGCGTAACGGCACGAAGGTGGAGATGGACGGCGGACTGTGGGAGTGCCTGGAGTATTCCCACCTCAAGATGGGGCGCGGCGGCGCCAAGGTCGTCACCAAGTTCCGCAACATGGAGACGGGCTCCATCGTGGACCGCACCTTCAACAGCGGCGAAAAGCTCCAGGACATCTACGTGGAGGGCAAGAAGATGCAGTACCTCTACAAGGATGGGGGCGACTTCGTGTTCATGGACCTCGACACCTACGATCAGGTCCACCTGCCCCCCGCCCTCCTGGGCGACGCCCCTAAATTCATGAAGGAGAACACCGAGGTCGAGGTGGCGATGTACGGCGACAAGCCGCTGAGCATCACCCTGCCCAACCAGGTGGTCCTCAAGATCACCCAGACCGACCCCGGCGTGCGCGGCGACACCGTCTCGGGCGGCACCAAGCCCGCCACGCTGGAGACGGGCGCCGTCGTGCAGGTGCCCCTCTTCGTCGAGCAGGGCACCGACGTGAAGGTTGACACCCGCACCGGCCAGTACCTCAGCCGCGCGTAA
- the sufC gene encoding Fe-S cluster assembly ATPase SufC, with protein sequence MTDQPHQLEIRNLHASVGDQPILKGVNLVVPRGELHAIMGPNGNGKSTLAKVIVGDPEYTVTEGEVLVDGQNILEMEPDERARLGVFLAFQYPVEIPGVTIANFLRLAMQARKPEGEEVGFMEFYGKLQNALKVLEWDESIVERYLNDGFSGGEKKRNEILQMLMLDPTYIIMDETDSGLDVDALKIVAKGVNSLRGPNLGGLIITHYQRLLNYIVPDKVHVIVDGRVVQSGGPELAQRLDTEGYDWVKQFAVAGA encoded by the coding sequence ATGACTGATCAGCCCCACCAGCTCGAAATCCGCAACCTCCACGCCTCCGTCGGTGACCAGCCTATCCTCAAGGGCGTCAACCTCGTCGTGCCGCGCGGCGAACTGCACGCGATCATGGGGCCGAACGGCAACGGCAAGAGCACCCTCGCCAAGGTGATCGTAGGCGACCCCGAGTACACTGTGACCGAGGGCGAGGTGCTGGTCGACGGCCAGAACATTCTGGAGATGGAACCCGACGAGCGCGCCCGCCTCGGCGTCTTCCTGGCCTTCCAGTACCCGGTCGAGATTCCCGGCGTGACCATCGCCAACTTCCTGCGCCTCGCCATGCAGGCCCGCAAGCCCGAGGGCGAGGAGGTCGGCTTCATGGAGTTCTACGGCAAGCTCCAGAACGCCCTCAAGGTGCTGGAGTGGGACGAGAGCATCGTCGAGCGTTACCTCAACGACGGCTTCTCCGGCGGCGAGAAAAAGCGCAACGAGATCCTCCAGATGCTGATGCTGGACCCCACCTACATCATCATGGACGAGACCGATTCCGGCCTCGACGTGGACGCGCTGAAGATCGTCGCCAAGGGTGTGAACAGCCTGCGCGGCCCCAACCTCGGCGGCCTGATCATCACCCACTACCAGCGCCTGCTGAACTACATCGTGCCCGACAAGGTTCACGTCATCGTGGACGGGCGCGTGGTGCAGTCCGGTGGTCCCGAACTCGCTCAGCGGCTCGACACCGAGGGCTACGACTGGGTGAAGCAGTTCGCGGTAGCGGGCGCGTAA